The DNA window TAACAAGATCAAGCGTCCAAGATCGATCTGACAAAATTTTGTCCTCGTCATTTTCAAGATTGCCCCACTCATAAGGCTCTTACAGCAACAGCGCAGAAAACCAGAAAGTGAAGAAACACTTGTATTCCGCCGTCTTCATTACAAACACAGTATCACTATACTCAACCACAATCGAAGATAGGCGCATCTCCACAGCAATGAGTATAGACCAGCTCGCAGACCAGGTCGAGCAGGCCATGAGCCTCGCCCAGCAGGATCCATCCGATGCCACAGCTCCAAGCCTGCCGCCGGCgctggccattgccaagaaCAAGTCGGTGGATGAGATCCTCGCCGATCTGAACAAGTCGCCGCTGTTCatgacggagatggaggaCAACGACGACATTGCCGCGCTGCAGGCCTTGGCGTATGAGGGCACGCCGCTGGAGAATGCGACGGACTTCAAGGAGCGCGGAAACGAGTGCTTCAAGGCAAAGGGGTATAGAGACGCGGAGCAGTTTTACGGAAAGGGCATCTCGATTTTGTTCGTCGAGCAGCGGAAACGGGCAAAGGGGGAGGTCACCAAGAACCCCGAGACGGGGGAGCCGGATTCTGAGGAGGAGAttcagcagcagaaggagaCGCTCGAGGCCATGTATGTCAACCGCGCGGCGTGCCATTTGGAGATGCAGAATTatcgcagctgctggacggACTGTGCGGCGGCCATACGGCTGAACCCGCGCAACGTGAAGGCGTATTATCGCAGTGgaaaggcgctgctggcggtggatCGCATAGAGGAGGCAGACGACGTGTGTGCACGGGGTCTGGCGATTGAGCCGGAGAATAAGGCCCTGAGGGCTGTCGCTGACGGCATCATCAAGCGCGCAAAGACGCTGGATGAGCTGAGGCGCAAGGCGGCAGAGAgggaggccaagaagcagcgtAGGAACCTGCTCCTCAAGACGGCGCTTGCGGCGAGAGGCATCAAGACGCGCAAGACGGAGCAGCCGCccgagatggaagatgcaAAGATTGCGCTCGTGCCCAACGAGGACGATCCTTCGTCCGAGCTGGCGTTTCCGACGGTTCTGCTCTACCCGCTGCATTTGGAGTCTGATTTCATCAAGGCCTTTCAGGAGACACACACGCTGGAGGACCATCTGGGATACATCCTCCCCTTGCCTTGGGATAAGGAGGGAGCGTACACACTGGCCGGAGTGACGTGCTACGTGGAAACGAAGGAGGGTGGGCTGATCAAGATGGGCAAGAAGGTGCCTCTGCTGAAGGTGTTGGCTGGAGGAAAAGTGGAAGTTGTGGATGAAGTGGTGAGGATATTTGTGGTGCCGAGTGCAAAGGCGGATGGATGGGTCAAGGAGTTtaaggagaagagggcggcGGAGAAGGGGGAGAGGAGGTGAAGGTGTTTGACTTGTGGACATGAAGTagatattattttaaaaggGAAAGCGAAAAGTTTGGGTTTGGCgaaaaggagaggagaaTGAGGAACAGATGGGCGATCCAATTCGACGAGCGTTCTGTACTCGTTTCTACATTGTGATTCCATGTGGTTTCCAACTTTTGAATCCGCACGATAAAAGCATGACAAACCATTCAAACAATTGATAAAGTCCACTAGGAATTGTCTGAGACGTCCTTCGTCATTGGTTCTTGTTCACTCTTTTACCTACTACTAGCCTATAAGCTTGAGCTTGCTTGATCTCTCATAACGGCCCTGCCATGAAATCTTTTTGACCGGGATATCTAATCGATTATATCGGACGCTCAACTTGATATTACAGTGAACATCATGATTTAGTATgggagaagttatccagcaccctaatttcattatccaacaccccaactgTAGTATAATAGGGCAGCCAGTTTATATGTTAAatatacagctgccaaatacTTGTTAAAATAGCaacagtagtagtagcagtagcagtagtagcagtagtagcagtagcagtagtagcagtagtagcagtagcagtagtagcagtagtagcagtagtagcagtagtagcagtagtagcagtagtagcagtagtagcagtagtagcctaagctacagctggagtgctaaTAACATAATCggggtgctagataacttctctctttatttttggggtGTTTGATAacagaactggggtgctggataacggCTCCCTTTAGTATCATAGCCTAATCCCAGTATCAAGATTACACGAAAGGCTTCCGCCAATACTCTCAGAACTTCATGGGAGTCATGCTCTTCTTACCCTAGATCTCGTTGGTTGGCTTCAGCAAACACGCAATGTTACTCGTCAAAGTGAACCAGCTACAGTCATTGTTCTCTTGGAGGTATCACCtaaagatgagaaaaacTACGCTTTGACTGACCCTTGATATAGCAAGACTTAATTTCCGACAGCCTCTGGAGTGGACTCACTTCTCGGTAAACTGCATGGCCTCAAACCGCAGCTGCAAATGATTCCTATCCTCCGAATGCGGAATCTCTTTTGAAATAACGTGCAAAATTGGAATTGGGCCCTCACGGTCCAGGTGCAGAGGCGGCGCCATGCGGAGCACGGGGCGTTTACATTATAACAGATGCAAACACCCGCCGCTCCCTCATTTCTCTGCGGACAAAGGTTGCGTTCAATGTCCCGTGTGTCACCTGGATACTGTGCCATACTCTGAAACTTTCTACCGGAAGCCGCTCTGAGGGAGTAGAAGCGCTAACTGTGCCATGCTGGTTACATTCTCCTGTGAGCATTTTTAATTGCCC is part of the Trichoderma atroviride chromosome 1, complete sequence genome and encodes:
- a CDS encoding uncharacterized protein (BUSCO:EOG092D3WBP): MSIDQLADQVEQAMSLAQQDPSDATAPSLPPALAIAKNKSVDEILADLNKSPLFMTEMEDNDDIAALQALAYEGTPLENATDFKERGNECFKAKGYRDAEQFYGKGISILFVEQRKRAKGEVTKNPETGEPDSEEEIQQQKETLEAMYVNRAACHLEMQNYRSCWTDCAAAIRLNPRNVKAYYRSGKALLAVDRIEEADDVCARGLAIEPENKALRAVADGIIKRAKTLDELRRKAAEREAKKQRRNLLLKTALAARGIKTRKTEQPPEMEDAKIALVPNEDDPSSELAFPTVLLYPLHLESDFIKAFQETHTLEDHLGYILPLPWDKEGAYTLAGVTCYVETKEGGLIKMGKKVPLLKVLAGGKVEVVDEVVRIFVVPSAKADGWVKEFKEKRAAEKGERR